The Lemur catta isolate mLemCat1 chromosome 17, mLemCat1.pri, whole genome shotgun sequence genome segment GCCTGATTATTGGATTTCTAATATTAAGCCCTAGGAATTGGCCTCTTGCTGCTGCTCTTGATCTCCTTCACCCGTGGGTCCCTTTCCCCTCTCCACTGGGTAGAGGGAGTCTCAATTCTACACCCATCTCCTCAGAGAATGCAGGAACCCTGAAGTCATGGAAGCCAGAAACAAATGGAGCAGAAGGGGGTCTTTATTGGACAGTGCATGAGAGAGGCTGCTCAGGCTTGGGCATCCTGAATGAAGGACAAACAGGcaggatgaggatgaggagggcTCCAGAGACCTAGGATCCAATGGGGGCCTGCAGCCCTGGGGACTGGACAGGTGCAGCAAGGACAGATTCCACCtggtgagagagaagagagagatgagaTTCTGCAGGTCAACTCTTTCAGAGGCAGTGAGGAGGCAGGGTCACCCTTCTCAGCACCCCACTTGTAGCCTCTGAGACCCTTTAGTCACTCAGTCTCTCTGTCACCTCCCCATATCCTCCTCCCACCAATATGGGATTGTTTCCCACCACTCAGCTGTCTCCTGTGTCCTCAGGAGACCCCTCTCCCCCCAGCCAGTGCTCACCTCATTGGGGGTTCAAACAGGCCCTCCCGCAAGAGCCCTCACAGCACTTCTTGGACCCCGGACACTCGGCGTCGCTCCCGCAGCGGTTGGGGGGGTTGAGCATGGCGCAGCGGATCAGAATGTTGGGGCAGGAGCCAGGCTTAGTGAGGCCTGGATGTTTGACTGGATCTTGCCCTTTGACTAGATCTTCAGCTTTTCCTTTAAGGGGACCTTGTCCTTTGACTGGAACATGACCTTTGCCAGTGCCTTGACCTTTAACGGGAActgttaaaagaagaaatgggCCCACATCAAGACCCAGTATGCTCCAAATACTGTGTCTTTCCCCCAGGTCCAGCCACTGCCCACTGCAGCATCCCCCAACCCATGACCTGAGGTGCACCCAGCTAGCTGGGGTAGCTGCACTCTCAGaagtcacttcccttctctctgggAAAGGGTCTACAGGACCAGAGTTCCCTGGAGtgtttcttccccctccctccactctAAGTCTCTCAGGAGCGGAGGCCAGTCAAGGGTGACACCCAGCAGTGAGAAGGACACATTGTCATTTCTGAGGAAATTTAGTGGAGAGGGAAAGAGCCCTGTGCCACATGCCAGAAGACCTGAGCCCCCTTCTGGCACTGGGAATTGCCTTGACAATTCCTCACTTCCCTCTatgtttcagtttcctccttttgTAAAATAGGGGTCCTCAGATAGCATGATTTCTGACATCCTGTTGTTTCTTAACCTCCTCTTAGAGcggcagtccccaacctttttggcaccagggactggtttcatggaagaccatttcTCCATGGATGGGGAGGTACTGGGGGGCAGgtagagctcaggcggtgatgcaagtgatggggagcagctgtaaatacagatgaggcttcAAAGCTTCACTCCCTCAcccgccgctcacctcctgctgtgtggcctagttcctaagtttcatagaaCACacttttccacagatgggggtgtgcagagctcaggcagtgatggggcCGGTTCCTAACAGGGcatggactggtaccggtctgtggctGGGAGTCTCAGAGGACTGATTACTCAGGTGCTTTAACGAAGCAGAAAAGCAGGGGACAGAGTCCACACCCACGGCCCAGAAGCCTGGGGCTCATTACTTCGTTGCACGTTCTGCACAAGTATCAACACCTGAGGCCAAGGCCACTTAACAACATTTCTTCCGCAAACAGTCCTGATATCTCCATCACTGGGTGGAAAGCACGTGGAGTCTGCTGGGCGACTTCCTGCTTTCTCTGGATATAATGGCAATGGCCAGGAAGCTGAAGCATGGGCTCCAGTTCTGCCTACTGCTCCAGAGGTGCTCACTGTCCGGACCCAGGGGCCCCTGAAGAGCCTCTCCTCAACCCAACCCAGCCCCATCCGATCGCCTGTCTACTCACCTCCTCTGACAGCTGCCTCTACTGCCAGCATCCCAAGGATGAGGAACACCGCCAGGACCAAGAAGCTGCTGGTCCTCATCTTGTCGGGAAGGTGTTTGGCTAAGAGCTGAGGCCAAGGCCAGCTTTATGTAGCCCCAGCTTGGCCTGGCaccaggggtggggctgaggtTTTACAAGGGAGCAGATGTTTCCTCAGCTCTACCAGGAAATATCCACCTCCATCCTGGGAGGGACCTTGGGGCTTTCCCCAAGGATTATTCACAGGGAAATGTGACAGATAATATGTCAGTCACATCACCCCTGAGAGCCGCAAGAGCTGCTCCACTTTCTCATGCAGAAGTAGTGCTGGCTGGCCCTTACACACCATTGCAACCAAAATCTTCATAGTTTGAAAGACTATGAGTCCCCAGAAGACAAAGGAATCACCTAAGGTTAATCATCAAGTCACTGGTAGATCCAGTCTTGATTTCAAAACCCCATTATGCCCTGCTCCTAAAAACCCCACCCAGACCTACCCTATCATTGCACCTCTCCCAGCATCAAACTGGAATCTTCCTTCATTCTTCACTGGTCTTGAGAAAAGCTGTGTCAGGAAATTTTGCCTTGAACGTCTGATGACTCATTGTTGCACTTTGCCATTTCATAGGTGGGCTCTGAAGTGTACCAGGAAAGTGACTGGAAGGGAATTCTAGGTCAGAAAGGGGATGATGCCCTTGAAATCACAGTGGGCAGAGAGAAAACACTCAGATGAGTAAAGGGAAGAAAGCACAAGTCATCTGTCAGGAGGGCATCTACAGTCCACACGTCCAGCATGCTTTCCCTTCTCTTCGAACAGCACCTTGTTTCTTCTGAAGAATTGTCGTCTCTTTGTACCATCAAGTTGTGAGTCTAATGGGGACTGCTAATCATGAATGCCTGACCCCCGGCCACAGGTGTCTGTGTGAGGCTCTTGTCTGGTCTACTGAAGTCTTTTATTTGAATGGGCAGTAAGGGGAAGAAGGAAGTCCCTGCTTTTGGTAAAGGTGGGACCTTTGTGTGAACTAAGGAATTCCAGGAGCTATGGTTCCAATCTAGGGGTGGAGATCAATTGTCTGAGAACAAACCTAATAAactgagaaaagcagagaaaagatgATAACGAGATTCTGAAAGCACCAGcagccttttcctctccttcaccTTGACAGCAATAATTCCCACACCCTTCCCACAGGTGGGTTAGAAGCCAATAAACTGGCCTTCTGCTTGAGGAAGTCTGACTTAGCATTCTGTCATTGCCACCAAAAGTTCTGAGCAATAGAAATGAATACCCAGATGCTGGGTGTTGTCAGGGATGGAAGCTGAGGTCTGAAAGTCATTGAGCTGAGGTGGGGGTAAGGCAAACTAACTGTTAGACAGTAAACCATTGGTTAAATCCCACCCTTTGTCTCTTTAGACTCAGACCCCCATGCCCACCAAGACTGAAACTTCAAGGGAGATAGAAATATCAGAATGTTAAAGTCTGTTggctatcttaaaaaaaaaaacactcattgCACAGTAAACCATATGAACAAAAAAGTGTGTAGAATATGCCTATATTCTTTACAAAATAGCATTAAAACGAACAGCTAGGTAACTAGCtgtatttactaatatttatcaTATCTATGTCCCATATTCCTCCTCAATTGCTttactctccctcctccccagagataaccactttCCTGGATTTTATGGTAATCAGCCCTTGCTTTCCTTTATAGTTATACCATCTCTGTCTGTAGTCTGAACTACAGATTCAATtttgtatacttaaaaaatttatgtaagTGAAATCTAAGGCATCATCTTCCCATATGTCCTATTTTGcttaacattatgtttttgaggCTCATCCATTTTGAAGCCTACACCTGtagttaatatattttcattgctgtatagcattttattatataaaagtataaaaatgtatctattcattctactgttgatgtACATTGgctatttctagtttttagctattataaataatattgctaTGAACAATCTTGTACATATATTTTGGGGAACATAAGTATGCATTTCTTTTGGGCGTATAGCTAGGAATGGAATTTCTAGATCACAAAGTACAGATCACAGAGCATAAATACATTCAGCTATTGTAAATATTGCAAATAGCTTGCCAATATCATTGAACCAACCTACACTACCACCAGTAATGTGTGTCAGTTCCAGTTGCTCCTTACCCTTGTCAGTACTTGGTATGGTCTGTTTCATTAGCCATTCAGGTGGGCATCTTGTGGGATTTCCCTGTGATTTGAATTTGCGCTTTCCTAATGACTGGTGAAGTGGAgcccattttcacatttttactgTCCATTTGGTGATCCTTTTTTTTATGAAATGACTATTCAAGtatcttgcccatttttaattgggatctctgttattttcttattgttttgtagTAGAAAAGAAACTCTTATGTATTTCTAGTAAGAGTCTATATTTGTGCAGCCTATTTGAAAAAGAGTTTGGCATCAGCTAGTAAAATTGAACATACATATAATCCATGGTCCAGCAATTACATTCCTAAATATGTAATTAAGATAAATATGCCCACATGTTTACCAAGAAACATGCACAAGAATGTTCACAAAAgttaaacagaaaacaacaaagtaCTGGAACAGCTCCTATTACCAGTAATAAGATACTGGATAACTATGTTATGACATATTAATACAAGGAAATATTCTGTAATTGTGCAAATAACTGAAATACAGCCATGCACAATatgactataattaaaataatattgaataaaaacaCAAGTACCAAAGATAATATTTGGAATTATATTCTTGTCATAAAGCTCAAACCCAAAGAAAACTAAGGAATTCATTATCTAGGCATATTTACATATGTAGTAAAGCTCAAAAAGGGGCACATAAAAATGAGGGAATTCAGGATAGTGGCTAACTCTGAAAGTGAGAGAAGAAAACATTCTGGATGGGTGAGAAGGACATGGATTGGTATAAGTTATTAGTTAGTAACATTTTAATTCTTGGATTGCTTGGTGAGttaatgggtgtgtgtgtgtatgtgtgtgtgttttaaagctGCAGAGAAAATCATTTACAGATTTCCTTAACTTTCAATAAGCCCACATTGCTGCATtattaggttgtttccaatcttttgctgTTACAAACTATATCACATGTGAACTTTCTTGGCTCTCTTTCTTGTGGGCTAGATTCCCAGAAGTAGAAACGTTGTACTTTGCTAGTATGaatgttgaatatatttaaaattttgatagtaTTGTCGTTATTTCCCTGGATAGAGGTCGTACCATTTTGTACTCCCACCAGTAGAGGATGAAAATGCCTGTTTCCATCTAGCCTCATGCACAGAGTATGTGTCTAATTTTTAGATTTCTATCAATCTTATAGGCGAGAAATGATACCTCGCTGAAGTTTCTAACTAGCATTTCTCTATCATGAATTATAATACtttaagtatcttttcatattttaagggtcacatttttttctgaaaactttttatttcctttgttcatttttaattgatttgttagtctttttcttctcaatttaaaaagtatttagtatgagagaaaaaaattaattcatttgattTCATAAAGCTTTAATACTTCTACCAGAATCATAAATGTATCGTGCTCTGGTGCAATTCACATGAACCTTGGTTCCCACCACTTGTTCCCACAACCTTGGCCAGTTAAGTTCTTTGAGACTCAGTTCTTGCATCTTAATTGTAAGTCTATAATCTTGctggtttttttctatttatcccaTCTGTTCTTTATTCCTCTGCTCCTACTTTTTGTGCCCTTTTGGtgttaattgaatatttttattattccatcttatttcctctattttctttttagctacttatctttgtattattttttggtGTTTGCTTAACATATGCCTGGTCCCTTCTGTTCACAGATCTAGGAGGTTCAGGATGGAGTCCTTCAGGACGTAGCTATAAAAATTGGGGCACTGATCCATGGCATGAACCCCTCCTGGGGAGATACAGGGTGCTGTGTTTCTTATGCCTCTTCTCTGCACTGCACCTGAGATCTGACGCCCCTGGATGTGGTTGAACACCCATCGGAAGCTGCCACTTTTTAACTGTGGTTTAAAGAAACACAGATGCAAGTTCTCTCTGCTTCCAGAACTGGGAGGTTTAGGATGCAGTTTCTTGAGTGGAAGCTGTAAACCTTTGGCAGTTGATATGTGAACAAACCCCATTCAGGAGGAATTAATAGACCTAGTTATCACTAATGCAAGCCGGAGGAGAAAGCTTGTGCAGCGCCTAtctgtttctcaggctggccACAGGTTAACCCTTGTCTGCCCCTTTAATTCCCCAATGCAAGTTCATTGAAGCGAGGCCACTAAGTAGCCACTGGAAGAGTATGTCATAAACCCTTTCTGGGGAGAAACATGGAGCTGCTTCTTCTAAGCTTCCTCTCTGCTGCTTCTAGGGGATGAAGTCCTCTGACAGTCCgtgaaaaaaatgggcaaaagacctgaatagacatttctccaaagaagtcaTACAAAGAGCCAAAAGATATGCTAAAACTGCTCAGTATATCaccggggaaatgcaaatcaaaaccacagtgagatatcacctcaccacAGTTAGAatggcaattatcaaaaagagaaaaatgacaaatgctgataaaaatgtagagaaaggggaactcttataccctgttggtgggaatgtaaattaggatagtcgttatggaaaacagtatggaagttcttcaaaaaactgaaaatagaattacctgtacaatccagcaatccctctagtGGATGTATTAACACATCCCAAAGAAATGCAGTCAGCATGTCagagagacatctgcactctcatgtttattggaGCACTGTTCACAGCAGCCACGATACAGAATCAAGCTAAATGTCAACCAacagacaaatgaaaaaagaaatgtagtatATAAACGCAAAGTGAttctattcagccataaaaaaaagaatgaaattctctCATTCATGGCAACATGAATGACACTTTGGAAAAACCATTCCTACAACATAATCAGTAATCAGAACacatttaaaacttcaaattacACGTATGGAAGTAACAGCCAATTTTCAATGAAGATTTCACTTACACTATTGCCTCTACCCTTTTCAGATAGCAAAATAGGGTTCAAAAATATGTGTgtaaagaatagaaaagagagaTGGAGAGCATAGGATGGAAATAAACTCATTCTTTGAAGAGAATGTCCATATTAAGtgtaaaaattccaaaaaagaGTACTGGTAAATCCAGCATTTGCTAGagttcctgggctccagcacTTCCCGCCTACTGAGAACACCTTACATTACTAGAGCACGTTTGTCACAATGAATGAACCAGTATTGGAacactattattaactaaagtcatAGTTAATATGCTTTGTTGGTGTTGCCTACATTGTTTTTcttgttccaggatcccatccaggataacATGTTTCATTCACTTCTCATGtcttcttggctgtgacagtgtcacagactttccttgtttttgaagACCTTGACAGTCTCAAAGAGTACTGCTTAgctgttttatagaatgtccctcaattgggATTTCTCTGATGTTTTGCTGATGATGAGAGTTTGGTTATGGGTTTTttggaggaagaccacagaagtAAAATGTCCTTcttatcacatcatatcaagggtaccAACTTTCAAATGACTTCTTCTTGATGATGTTGACCTTGACCCCTGGCTGAGGCAGTGCTGCTCAGTTTTCATGCTATAAAGTCacccttttcccctctctttccaCACTGCACTCTCTGGAAGGCAGTGACCATGCCCAGCCATTACTTAGGAAACTCCATAAGAAAAAGTAACTACATAAATTATTCTATATCAGAAATTTGTCTATTCTCcctcatttatttgcttattcaatTGTCTATTGACATCAGTGTGCTCTCACAGGgatatactatatattttgtgttataatttgttttgttgctcaaatgacaaaaaggaaacatttaaatgttaaaagcCACAGTTCTCACTAGAGATATGACTTATAAGTATGTCAACACCATATGCCACAGCAAACACTTTTATGAGGAAGAAATACAAGACATGCAAGGAGATATGGATGAATGAACACTCACAACAGAGGAATTAACACACTATCTTAGTATAAGACagaacaaatggacaaaaaagaaacaggattTACAAGTCCAGAGGACAAGTCATAGATTTAAATGTTTGcatcaataaaacagaaatactgaaaacaaataaatcaaatattcaa includes the following:
- the PI3 gene encoding elafin codes for the protein MRTSSFLVLAVFLILGMLAVEAAVRGVPVKGQGTGKGHVPVKGQGPLKGKAEDLVKGQDPVKHPGLTKPGSCPNILIRCAMLNPPNRCGSDAECPGSKKCCEGSCGRACLNPQ